A stretch of the Primulina huaijiensis isolate GDHJ02 unplaced genomic scaffold, ASM1229523v2 scaffold207564, whole genome shotgun sequence genome encodes the following:
- the LOC140966657 gene encoding cyclin-D3-2-like, whose translation MTSHHVNPPFSLDSLYCEEEQWDDNGEIIETHPKNFLAEGEGESYLQYRNLKPAPFVELLEQNVLREDEELSALLLREQENELYEGCVENPCLAEDRRVAVEWMLRVVGYYSFSALTA comes from the coding sequence ATGACTTCTCATCACGTAAACCCTCCATTCAGTTTGGATTCTCTGTATTGTGAGGAGGAGCAATGGGACGATAATGGAGAAATAATTGAAACTCACCCAAAAAATTTTCTCGCAGAAGGAGAAGGGGAGAGCTATTTGCAGTACCGTAACTTGAAACCGGCGCCTTTTGTCGAGCTGTTGGAACAGAATGTGTTGCGTGAAGATGAAGAGTTGAGCGCCTTACTGCTTAGAGAGCAGGAAAACGAATTGTACGAAGGATGTGTGGAGAACCCATGTTTGGCTGAGGATAGGCGTGTGGCGGTGGAATGGATGCTACGGGTCGTTGGATATTACTCATTTTCTGCTCTGACTGCG